Within the Streptobacillus felis genome, the region AGGAAATCGATTAAAGGCTTATCGATTTATAGAAGAAAATAAAGATATATTTGGTTTAAGATGGTTGTTTAGAAGGATGAAAATACATTCTAATTCATATTATAACTACTTAAAAAGAAAAGATGAAAATATTGAAAAAGATATTGTACTAAAAAAAATAAAAGAACTTTACCATAAATATAATGGAGTTTGTGGCCATAGAATGATTAAAATATATTTAGAAAGAGAAGGCTATAATTACAGTAAGACTACAGTACATAAATTTATGAACAAAGAATTGAAATTAAAGTCTACGGTTAGAAGAAAGAAACCAAACTATATAAAACAAGAAGCACATAAAGTACATGAAAATAAGCTTAATAGGGATTTTACGGCAAATAATGCTAATGAAAAGTGGTGTACAGA harbors:
- a CDS encoding IS3 family transposase, producing MLCKGNRLKAYRFIEENKDIFGLRWLFRRMKIHSNSYYNYLKRKDENIEKDIVLKKIKELYHKYNGVCGHRMIKIYLEREGYNYSKTTVHKFMNKELKLKSTVRRKKPNYIKQEAHKVHENKLNRDFTANNANEKWCTDFTYIYLLNNDVRYNCTVIDLYDRSVVSSVCGKRMDTELAKRALNKAFKDNPRANKEIILHSDQGSQFTSKEFVKYCEEQG